The segment GCCTGCAATGCAGCAGTCGTAGCTGGGACTTGGGGGAGGGagcggagggaggaggggaaagaggaaaggaggcgGCCTCTGGtaccccttctccctctccccgcggTGAGGTCCGAGGGCCCATCCTGCCGGCTGGGACCCCCAGAGTGGCCTCTCGTCAGCCCTGGCCAAGAAGATCTGCAGCGGTGTGGGACCCTGTGTGGGGTGTTGGGGTGATAGGTGATGAGTGGGTCTGTGTACGTGTTTGGATGGATGTAGCGTGCTTGTGGGTGTGTGAATGCTAGTCAGcgctccccacaccccacacctcGGGTGAGCTGAAGTCAGGTGATGGTCTGGTGGGTCCTTGGCTTGGGTGATATGGTGATGCGTGGACGTGTTCTGTCGTGGGTGGATGTCTCCTGTAGAGTCTAGGGTGTGATTTCAGGTTGCAGTAGCGGTGGGGCTGGGGGATGTGCACTGTGGTCCGGTGAGGGTCTGGTGTGGACCTGGGCTTCAGTGAGTGAGTAacggtgtgtgcgtgtgtgtgtctggtgcTGGGTGGGTCTGTGtgaggtgtgtgcgtgtgtgcgtgggTGAGTGCAGGCACCTGGGCACCGGTGAGGGTCCGGGGTCTGGGATGAGCAGACCGTGTGCACATCTGTGGTCGGTGGGTCAGGGATAAACATGGGGTGGGAGGTGTGCATCTGACCTGCCCTGCAGGTCCCGGTGATGATGTGCACCTGTGGTGGGTGACTGGTGGGTAGGGCAGGCTGCCCTGGGCTGAGCCGGGGGCGTTTCCTCTCTTCTTGGGTCTCTCAAGACCTGGTGGTGCTGGGGTTGGAGAAGGGGCCCCTTAACTTCACCTCTGCTGTTTCCGCCAGGccacctcttccttctccttcttttccccGCTCCCCCACTTCTTTCTCCATAGGCGCCCTAGAGGTGAGGTGGGGCCCAGGCTGGCCCTGCCCAGGAGGGTAGACCAAACCCTCTGGGCCAAGGAGTGGCCCCTGCTGCCCAGCAGCTGTGTTCCGCCCCCTCCCTCACAGCACAGATGGGGAGTGGAGGACGACACTCCATCTGCTCCCCCCAGACTCACACCTCCTCCGTTCccagctcttcctctttctcacttACTTAAAAGCTTCTCCCAAGTCTTTAAGTGGAACCAAGGGACCAGAGGGAGTCTCAGGGTAACAGTATTTATTGCCATGGCCAGACCCTGTGCTGCGATGGCCACACATAAGATCTCGTTGAAACCTCACAAAAGCCCCAGttaacagatgaggagactgaggtccagagaggatGAGGGATCTGTCCAAGTCATacagtaagtggtggagccagcACCTAATCCTGGGCCACAGGGCTCCGAAGCCCATGATCTTCACCCTTAAGACCCctgccaccctggcctcctgtACCAACAGGTCCAGGAATCAAGGACCAGAGAGGGCAGGAATATGGCCAAGACCACACAGCAAATTAGGGGCAGAACCGGGACCAGAGCTCAGTTTTCTCAATAGCCAGTCAGGGGGCCCTTCCTTCTCTTGGCAGAGATGGGTCTGTTTTGACCTAGGTGCCCTTGACTGAGAGATGATGGGGCACAGTAGAGGACAGGCTCTGGGGCAGAGAGGCCCCAGTTTGAATCCTGCAGCTCTACCATGACAGCCAGAAGGGTGCGGTCTGGAGCAAGACGCTCCATCCCTCagagcctccgtttcctcctctgtggggaggggagcccagCGCCAGCTCCTTCCCAGGGTTAGGCAGAGGCGCAGGCACCACTGACGGCCTGTCCTGACCcgtgcctctcccctctctgcctgccctgcaGCAGCGGCCCTTGAAACAGTCCCTGGGAAGCTCCCTGTGCCGAGAGTCGCACTGGAAGTGCCTGCTCCTTACGCTGCTCATCCATGCCTGCGGCGCCGTCGTGGCCTGGTGTCGCCTGGCCACGGTGCCACGGCTGGTCCTGGGGCCCGAGGCAGCCCTGGCCCGTGGGGCCGGGGGCCCACCCCCCACCTACCCAGCCAGCCCTTGCTCTGACGGCTACCTGTACATCCCGCTGGCCTTTGTGTCCCTCCTCTACCTCCTCTACTTGGCCGAGTGCTGGCACTGCCACGTGCGGTCCTGCCAGGCGCCACGCACAGATGCCAACACCGTGCTTGCCCTGATCCGCCGGCTGCAGCAGGCGCCGCCCTGCGTCTGGTGGAAGGCCACCAGCTACCACTACGTGCGCCGCACCCGCCAGATCACCCGCTACCGGAACGGCGACGCCTACACCACCACGCAGGTCTACCACGAGAGGGCCGACAGCCGCACAGCTCGTGGTGAGTTTGACTACTCAGCACACGGCGTCCGCGATGTCTCCAAGGAGCTCGTGGGCCTGGCTGACCACGCGGCCACGCGGCTGCGCTTCACCAAGTGCTTCAGCTTCGGCAGCGCCGAGGCCGAGGCCTCGTACCTCACCCAGAGGGCCCGCTTCTTCAGTGCCAACGAGGGCCTGGACGACTACCTTGAGGCCCGCGAGGGCATGCACCTGAAGGACGTGGACTTCCGTGAATCCCTCATGGTCTTCGCGGACCCCCGCAGCCCGCCCTGGTACGCCCGCGCCTGGGTCTTCTGGCTGGTGTCGGCGGCCACACTGTCCTGGCCACTGCGCGTCGTGGCGGCCTACGGCACGGCCCACGTGCACTACCAGGTGGAGAAGCTTTTTGGTGCCAGCTCTCCCCCACCCGGGGCGGTGCCCAGCGGGCCCCCGCTCTCCCGCGTGGCCACGGTGGACTTCACCGAGCTGGAGTGGCACATCTGCTCCAACCGGCAGCTGGTGCCCAGCTACTCGGAGGCCGTGGTCATGGGCGCAGGCTCCGGCGCCTACCTCCGCGGCTGCCAGCGCTGCCGTCGCTCCCTCAGCAGCAACTCGCTGCCCCCAGCCCGGCCCAGTGGGCCCCGCCTGCCTTTCAGCCGCAGCCGCCTCTCCCTGGGAGCTGGGGGCCGGGCCACGCCAGGGGTCTTCCGAAGCCTGAGCGGGGGGCCACTGGGGCGCCGTGGAGAGGACACAGAGCCCCTGGAAAGCCCACCATGCTACGAGGACGCCCTTTACTTCCCGGTGCTCATTGTCCATGGTGACAGCGGCTGCCAGGGGGACGGGCAGGGTGCACTCTGAGACCCACGTGGTCCCCGGAGTGGCCTCCTCCCCACCATCCCGCCATGGGCTTTGATGCCTGAGTAGTTGTTGTCCGAGACAGGAGGGAAAACAGACCAGCACGcgaggggtaggggtggggtagAGTCCTTAAACAGACCGAAGCACAGTGACCCAGCGTCATTTTGGGGGTGAATGGACACCACTGAAGTTGAGTCTGTGAACTGTCCCAGcatggctccctccccccacccaccactaCCACGTTGCACCGTGCAATGGCTGGTGATCCAGCTTAGGGCCCTCTCAGGTTGAGGGGGGTGGTTTCCAGAAAGCCTGGGATGGGGGAGGATTCCTGGGGACAGCTGTTGCATGCGGTCGAGGGCTGCCTCTGGGCTCTTCCCTGCAGAGCCGAGGCCACACTGGGAGCCCTCGAGCAACCCAGAAGCACAAATTGGTGGTTTGGGGCCATGCCCGGTTGGGCTGGCCTCCATGAAGCTGGGGGGTTGGCTGTGGCAGCTCCACAGCCTGGGCCCCACTACCGGCCCCAAGTGCCCATCCTCCTCCCCTAACAagctcctccctgcctgccctctggtCTCTGCTCAGGGCCAGCCCCCGATCAGACTCTGCGGCACAGCCCCTGTACTGGGAGCCCGGTTCTTGGAGCACAGCCTTGTCCCCCCGTGGCCCTCTGTTTTTCCCTAGTGTACCCTccccccacatccagctcccctATGACCTGGGGTTCCTTCTCAGGGCCCCGCCTTGATCCCACATCTCCTGGTCTCGCTCCTGTCCCCCCAAAGTCCACCTCTGCTTCTATCAGCCACGCACACACCCCCAGGCTTTCCCTCTCCTTGCTCCTCCAGACTTCTCTGCTCTTCACCCTCCCGATGACCCACGGGGCCCAGGGCCACAGGGCATCCGAGGGACCTCGGCCTTGGCCACAGCCTCTTGGACGATGCACCTGCTCTGCCACGGAGGCCCCTGCTTCTCCCATTGgtggggcctggcccaggggaCACCATCCCTCCTCCGGGGAGGAGAGAATAGTCCCCTCCCAGCTGGGGTTCCCACCACCTCTCGGgggccagtgggggagggaggaggcagagaagatgcagataaaataaaaggtatgAAATGGAAGGTCTTCTCACGTGCATTCCTATGTGGTGGGTCCAAGGCCAATACAAGCACAATGGGCCACCCTGGGTCAGAGATTCAATGCTCGGTTCTGGAAGGGGATGCCGGGTTGGGCTCCAGTGCTCCCAGGAACAGGGTAAGCTGAGAGGGAACCCTGCCCAGCCGGGGGCCCAAGACTCAGGTTTGAGTTGCTCTGAGCAGCTGACTCCAACCGACTGGTATCTGGGTCACTTCTAACGCATTGTCCAAGTGGTCCATCTTCCAGCCCGGTGGGGGTTTTCATTCCACTGCTGGCAGGCTGGGGACGAAGTAGACCAAAGTGGAAGAAAAGAGCTAAGGTCTGTGGTGCCAGTTCAGTGCCCCCGGTGGCCACTGGTGTCCAGGGGAGTGGGTGCTGAGCATGTCGGAGGACACAGGGTGGGGAACAGCCAGCCCCACAACAGCACATGGGATCTGAAGACCGAGAACAAGGGCAAAAGAAGGGCCTCACTCACTCCTGGCAGTGGCATCTTCCCAGGTACAGCCGTGTAGGGTGTTCACTGTGCCAGGGCACTGGGCTGCAGGGCAAGTGTGGGTGGAAGCCAGCCCACGGGCcgctcctccagccccagcatgGAGCTGCACCCAGCTGCGTAAAGGCACCAGAGGGACTAGTGGTGGCTCTAGAAGGGTGCTGGGAATAGGTGGGATTTGCCTGGGCAGAGACAGGGCAGAGGGTGTTCTGGGCCATGGGAGCTGCCTGCACAAAGGCCCGGACGCAGGGCATGAAGCAAGGTGCGAGGAGCAAGTAGAAGCAAAGAGCCATGGAACAGCTGGCTGAGGCCTTCAATACCAAACCCCAGAATTTGTCCATAAGCCGGGGAAACGGGAACCACGAACGTGGTTGAGCAGGTAAGTGACAAAGTCAGGGCCACGTTTTAGAATTTTGGGCGAAGTCCAGCTGCTGTCGGCCATGGGGGAGGGTGGTGTTAGACCAAAGCTTTCCCTGGGCATCACTGCCTCGCTTCTTTGGGAGTGAAGTCAGTTCTTTGTTCAGAAGCAACTTGAAAAACTATGGTACCCAAGCATTGTAGGTCGCTgcggggagtgtgtgtgtggaggggggggaGGTTTAGTGGTTCCAGCTCCTGCCCATGGAGACGATTTCCTTCTCCCAATTTCCTGCTCTAATACCACAGTCACGAACTACCTGCTAGCTATGATCCGCTATCCTCTCCTTCTCAACAGCAGAACCCCAGTTTTACTTCAGATGGCAATGAGCCCAGCTAAAAGGCAACATTTCTAGCCTCCCTCGCACATAGAGTGTGACTGTGTGACTTAATTTTAGGTTATGAGATATAAGCAGAAGGTGTTGGAAAGGATTTTTAAGAATGCTCCTTGACATAGAAATATCAGTGAAGGCTACTTCTGTCCTCTTGTTTCATCCTGCATCCAGCCCGGAATGCAGATATGATGGTTGGAACTCCAGCAGCAATATTGGATCAGGATGTGACCTTGAGAATTGTACTTGTGCTGAGGCTAGCAGAACAACAAGGTAAAAGACCCCGGGCTTCTGATGACATCATAGGACCTTCCTTATCATCCTTGGGTTGCCTACTTCCAAAATCGCaataagaaggagaaataaacttctagTTTGTTTAAgctactgggttttttttttcttgtttctactACTGGAATCCTATTTTAATTATCTACTACTacataacaaatcaccccaaaccTTAGTGGCTTAAGACATCGATAATCATTATTATCTCTCCTggtttttgtgggtcaggaattcagacagAACAAACAGAGATGGTTTATCTCCGCTCTGGGACATCTGGGGCCTCCGTTGGAAGATTCTAAAGCCAGGGGTGGAATCATCTGAAAGCTCATTAACTCATATGTTTGGCAGTTGGTGTTGGCTGAGGGCTGAGGGCCTAACTAGGTCTATTGACTGGGACGCCCAAGGAgggcctctccatgtggcttgGGTTCCCTCATAACGTGGTGGCTGGTTCCAAGGACAAGTGTATCGAGACGATGAGAGCTGTTATTGCCGTTTATGATCTAGCCTTAGAAGTCACACACACCACTTCTACCCTTTTCTAGCAGTCAAGGTTACTAAGAAGATCCACCCAGATTCTAGGGGTGGAAATATAAGACCCCACCTCTCAGTGGAAGCTTGTCAACATCACATTGTAAGATTGGGTGCTGGATAGGAGATATCCTCATGACTATCTTCAAAAACGCAATCAGCCCTTGAGCCAAATGCCACACCTAACTGACAGACATCCACAGAGTGGTCTGCAATATACCTTTTTATGATGCTGGTTTGAGGGAAGAAGTGGTAACATGACAGATGTGGGCCAACTAGGGCCAGAACGACCTGCTCATGTCATATATGGGGGCTCTCTGACCCGTGATAGCTTGAATATGGCCATAAATTCTTCACAGCATCCCCCTCAAGAGGCGGAATCTATTTCCCCGCTCTATAAATCTGGGCCTACAAAGCAGGCAAAGCAAAGCTTTGCGAAAGCAAAACTTGGCAAAGTAaagtgacttgctttgaccaatagaatgtggTAGATGTGATGTTTGCACCTGGAGAGGATGGGCCTTGAGAGGTCTTGCAAATTCTATCGATGGTGTCTTGGAGCCCTGAGACCACCATGCTCTGAAGACACTCAGCCTCGCCTCCTAACAGATAACAGGTTGTGTGCAGGAAGGCTAAGGCCCCCAGTCAAGAGCTAGCTAGCGTCAGCTTCCAGATATGGGAATGACGCCATGTTGGATGTGCCAGACCCACGCAAATCATAGATAACCATAGATAGCCCCAGGAACGACCCCGTGTGTAACTAGCAGAAGAATCACCAGGCTGTTCCCAGACCAAATTGCTGACCTACAGGTTGGTGAGAAATAGGAAATCCTTGTTGCTTTATGACACTAATTTTTGAGATGGTTTGTTGTGTGAAATGGATAGTTGATACAAGACCCTGGACCCACTTCAACGTCACAATGGAGGTCACCGGGTCTGCACAACCAGCCAGAGAAGAGGATACAAACCCCAGTGTCTTCTGGACGCCTCCCACCTCCTGGTCTCCTCATGTCTCTTGTTCACAAGCTCAGTCTCTGTTACAGCCAACATCGAGCCAGGAGAATTCTTAGAAGGAGAATGATGTCTGAGGAAGGGGACAGAGCCTTGTTCCAAAATCCCAGAGGCCTCTGCCTTTACTCTCTGATTGAAGCCTGACACAGCATGGCCCAAACGGAGCACCTGACTTCCAACCTGCACCCCAACTCTGCCCCTCTGTGTCTTTTCCATCTCAGGAAACAGCGCCACCATTCACCCCGTTGCTTAAGCCACtagcctctccttctcctttttcttcttaacttttttttaatgcaaatttcaGGCTTCACAAAAGTAGAGAGACTGGTGCCATGAGGCCCTTTGTACTCGTGCCCAGCTCTACAGCCACCACCCACCATGACCACTCTCACGtcatccacacacacacccctcttctCCCCGCTCCAGCTGGGTTATTTTAAAGAAGACCCACAAGCTGTAACATTTCATCCACGAATGCCTCCTTCACTCCCCACATGAGATCTACGCCCCAGAATTCCTACCTACAGCAGCTCCCAGGTCCTCTCCATCCCAAGCCACCACCTGGCTTCGGCGCCCAGGGGCCCCCCTCCAATGACTACTGCAGAGTTCAATAGGCCTCCCCTTCCACTCATCCTCTTCCACCCAGGGGGCTTCATCTTCGCATGTTAACCAAGTCACATCTCCACCTCACTCAACATATACCAGTTCCTCCTGCCAAACACCAAATGTAGCTGGGGCTCGTGCCCCAGCCATCAGGTCCCTGTGGGTTCCGGAAGACGTCCCCAGGCTCACCTGCAGCCTGCCCCCCTTTCCTTACGAAGCCCCAGCCTCAGGGCCCTGGTGCTGATCCTAGAACAAGCCAAGCTCCTTTCTGCCTCAGGTCTTGGCACACACTGTTCCACCTCCTGGagctctcttccttcccctagcTCTTCCCTTGCTCCCCTCACCACTTGGGGCTCAGCTTGTGTGTGAGTCCTGACTATCTAAATCCATCCCCCTCTGAGCTGCAATAATTGCTAGGTAAGTGTgtccaggtttgttttttgtttcttctgttagAAAGAAAACTATGGGAGGCAGATGGTCACAGATACAGATCTTTGAGTTGGATGAAGCCTGCCACTATGACCTGAGTGGCCCTGGGGAAGCCACttaccctctctctgtctcagtcttcTCGGCTCAAATGGGGGATAATAACAGAATCTACTGACTTCAGAGGGTTTTCATAAGGATTGAATAAGATCATACGGTACCATGCTTAACACAGGGCCCCAATAGAATAAATGCTCAATACATTTAACTAAAATCATCATTTGTGCTAGTATTATTAATTGCAAATAGACACTACGTCTGACACGTGCCTCACCAGCAGCCAGCACGAACCTGCCACAACCCGGAGGTCCGGTCAGTATGTGTTAAGTGAATGATTCCTGAGCTCCTAGAGACACCTTCAGTATCCCGGGGTTACTGTGTCCTGAGGATGGAGTCGTGGAACCACTTGGGCCACGGCCCAGACCAGCCCAGGGAGCTTTGCCTCACGCAGCCTCTGTAGAGGTGGATGGAGCTCTACGACCCCAAGGAGGTGATTGGCCCCCAGGGAAATGTAAGCTGCCTCCCACCCAGAGCAAACCACGCAGTTTTGTGTCTCCTCCATGGATCCAGGTCCAGGACCTCTGGCCCCTTAGAGAGCTTCCCCCAGGTGGCTGGCCCCTGCATTTCCCCCAAGTTTCATCCTCTCTCTATGTCACCCGCGCTGCCATCTATTCCCCGGAGCTCCTGAAGGAAGTCATCGCTGAGGCGGCCAGGGTGTCTCTGGAAAGGGTAAGGAGGACCAGGTGTCCAGCCAAAAACTGGACACATCCCTGAGTCAGGGTGGGCAAGGAGTGCTCTTGCCCTGCTGGGTGAACACAAAAAGCTCCTAGAAGTCAgattccagagaaagaaagaaaaacagaccgGCCAAATTGATAAATGCAGACCACGGGCCAGAGGCTGTGTTTACCACATCTGCTCCGAAGAGGAACTTCTGTCCAGAATGTCAGCTGAGGCCCAAATCAACTGGTTTTCAGTAACCTGGGGTCCTACTCCAAAAGACAGgcgtatttttcttctctttgactgCTATTTTTGAAACTTGTAAAATGAAagagaccaaaataaaaatactgaattcttTCAGTAGAAGaatttcaaagattatttttattatttgacagagagagagagagcacgagcaggcggagtggcaggcaaagggagagggagaagcaggctccctgctgagcagagagcccaccgccatggggctcgatcccaggaccctgggatcatgacctgagccgaaggcagacagacgctcaaccgactgagccacccaggtgcccctcagtagAAGGATTTCAGCGTATGTCTTATAAAAGCACAAcatgtcagggcgcctgggtggctcagtccggtTGAGCGTCTGNNNNNNNNNNNNNNNNNNNNNNNNNNNNNNNNNNNNNNNNNNNNNNNNNNNNNNNNNNNNNNNNNNNNNNNNNNNNNNNNNNNNNNNNNNNNNNNNNNNNNNNNNNaaataaataaataaataaataaataaataaataaataaataaataaaatcttaaaaaaaaagacagcaggaTAAACCTCAAAGGCCCACAAGAGAGGGGTGGCCACAGTGCCACGGCGTGGGTGGTCTAGATGGTGCCTGGATGAAGGCCAAAGCTGGAAATGTCTCCTGACGCTGCCCCCACTCCAGTGTCTGTGACAGCTATGGCAGCACACTGTCCCCCTCTGGCCACATAGACACATGGCCAGGAATGACTTTTGTGGGATCATGGGCAGTAAGGGTCCTTCTGAGGGGAGGCTCTCCCAGCTGTCTGGACTGCGGCATAAAGTGGTGGCAACTCTCAGGTGGCAGTTTCTGTCACTCATAAACAagccaacaacaaaaaatgggTTTCCAACCTAGAATGATCTTCCCGGTCCCTAAGAGTGGTGAGCAGAGTGATGGCCCCAAACGTGTCCACTCTCTAGACACTGGCACCTGTGAACATGTTTCCTACATGGAAAAAGGGACTTTGCATGGACcttagggccacctgggtggcttggtcggttgggtgtctgcctttggcttaggtcatgatcctaggagacccgagatcaagccccacatccatcCAACTCCCCGCTCAGTcaggagtctgcgtctccctctgcccctccccctgctcatgctcgctctctctctctcaaatagataaataaaatctttaaaaaaaaataaagctgaggggcgcctgggtggcatagcggttaagcgtatgccttcggctcagggcgtgatcccggcgttatgggatcgagccccacatcaggctcctccgctatgagcctgcttcttcctctcccattccccctgcttgtgttccctctctcgctggctgtctctatctctgtcgaataaataaataaaatctttaaaaaaaaaaaataaaataaaataaagctgagcgtttgggtggctcagtcggttaagtgcttgcctttggctcaggtcgtgatcccagggtcccgggatagaccccatgctgggctccctgctcaggggggagcctgcttctccctctgcctctgctgctccccctgcttgtgctctctcactctctgtcaaataaagaaataaaatgttttttaaaaaataataaaaataataataaaaaataaagttaaggacCTTGAAGTGGGGAGATTATTGTGAAATATCCGGGTGCAGCACTCATTTCAATCAGGGGCTTCTTTGACCAGCCTATTTTCAGAGACCACAGAGAGTGGAGAATCACTGGCTCCTGGTGAGGCAGCAGCCTGTGGACCA is part of the Ailuropoda melanoleuca isolate Jingjing chromosome 16, ASM200744v2, whole genome shotgun sequence genome and harbors:
- the TMEM151A gene encoding transmembrane protein 151A, encoding MPDGGGGDSGEVPAFVPDGEPLREEQRPLKQSLGSSLCRESHWKCLLLTLLIHACGAVVAWCRLATVPRLVLGPEAALARGAGGPPPTYPASPCSDGYLYIPLAFVSLLYLLYLAECWHCHVRSCQAPRTDANTVLALIRRLQQAPPCVWWKATSYHYVRRTRQITRYRNGDAYTTTQVYHERADSRTARGEFDYSAHGVRDVSKELVGLADHAATRLRFTKCFSFGSAEAEASYLTQRARFFSANEGLDDYLEAREGMHLKDVDFRESLMVFADPRSPPWYARAWVFWLVSAATLSWPLRVVAAYGTAHVHYQVEKLFGASSPPPGAVPSGPPLSRVATVDFTELEWHICSNRQLVPSYSEAVVMGAGSGAYLRGCQRCRRSLSSNSLPPARPSGPRLPFSRSRLSLGAGGRATPGVFRSLSGGPLGRRGEDTEPLESPPCYEDALYFPVLIVHGDSGCQGDGQGAL